In a genomic window of Rhinoderma darwinii isolate aRhiDar2 chromosome 10, aRhiDar2.hap1, whole genome shotgun sequence:
- the HEPACAM gene encoding hepatic and glial cell adhesion molecule isoform X2 has protein sequence MTVVQSVGTDIIGNLRPDYKDRIQIFENGSLLISNLQLSDEGMYEVEVSITDDTFTGAKSINLTVDVPVSKPRVSVSASTVLELAENFTMSCVHDNGTKPLYTWLKAGKTLINDSRILLSPDHRVMTIARVTMSDDDIYACLVENPISSGRSPPIKITVYKRSSLYIVLSIGGIFLLVTLVTVCACWKPSRKEKHKLAAQASCDYTEHPEEPLKHEVEVISRTMERETRNPATLYILKDKESTEAEEDSPTESRTASDTSGSPSYTSNRPPGTTTPCGHRYHQSPAGSPPPASREHGSPPKSAGPRSTGRSLRAAGVHVIREQDEESAVQSNA, from the exons ATCGGATACAGATCTTCGAAAATGGCTCCCTCCTGATCAGCAACCTCCAGCTATCTGACGAGGGGATGTATGAGGTGGAGGTCTCTATAACCGATGATACATTCACTGGAGCAAAGTCCATCAATCTCACTGTGGACG TTCCTGTATCTAAGCCGCGGGTGTCGGTTTCTGCATCCACCGTCCTGGAGCTGGCGGAGAATTTCACCATGAGCTGCGTCCATGATAACGGGACTAAACCGCTCTACACGTGGCTGAAGGCTGGGAAGACGCTGATCAATGACTCCCGGATCCTCCTGTCCCCTGACCATCGTGTGATGACCATCGCCAGAGTCACAATGTCCGATGATGACATCTACGCTTGTCTGGTGGAGAACCCCATCAGCAGCGGACGTAGCCCCCCTATAAAAATAACCGTCTACA AGAGAAGTTCTTTGTACATCGTCCTGTCCATCGGAGGGATATTCTTGCTCGTTACTTTGGTCACAGTCTGCGCTTGTTGGAAGCCGTCTAGAAA AGAGAAGCACAAGCTGGCGGCGCAGGCATCATGTGACTACACGGAACATCCGGAGGAGCCTCTGAAACATGAAG TTGAAGTTATTTCGCGGACTATGGAACGAGAGACCAGAAATCCTGCTACTTTGTACATCTTGAAAGATAAG GAATCTACAGAAGCGGAGGAAGACTCCCCCACAGAATCAAGGACTGCATCTGACACATCGGGGTCCCCCAGCTATACAAGTAACAGACCCCCCGGGACTACTACCCCCTGCGGCCACAGGTACCACCAGTCCCCTGCGGGGTCACCACCACCTGCCAGCAGAGAGCACGGATCTCCACCCAAATCAGCCGGACCCCGCAGTACTGGCCGGTCGTTACGAGCAGCTGGCGTGCACGTTATCCGCGAACAAGACGAAGAATCTGCAGTGCAGAGTAACGCCTGA